In Trichomycterus rosablanca isolate fTriRos1 chromosome 4, fTriRos1.hap1, whole genome shotgun sequence, one DNA window encodes the following:
- the cideb gene encoding cell death activator CIDE-B, with protein MHRFNCICTKEKHIWITELFRMETTSSLLKSVSRRVWSAPQRPFRVCSWNRETRKGVTAGTLEELKQRAAHALLIPLLLSLVCEEDGTEVDSDEFFMALPDNTVFMCLKPGQTWKPHPLGLRGSSNIKPADSKPRNGRDIAQVTFDLYRLNPKDVFGSLNVKATFQGLYSVSADFQCLGPKKVIREALRMISTVLQAAGHMLITSATVIRRIIQGADLLEAQGGHQIQIEHWK; from the exons ATGCACAGATTTAATTGTATATGTActaaagaaaaacacatttgGATCACTGAACTCTTCAGAATGGAAACCACGTCTTCACTGCTTAA GTCAGTGTCCCGGCGTGTATGGTCAGCCCCACAGAGACCTTTTAGAGTCTGCTCATGGAACAGAGAAACAAGGAAGGGAGTTACTGCAGGAACACTTGAGGAGCTGAAACAGAGA GCAGCGCATGCTTTGCTGATTCCTCTCCTGCTGTCTCTGGTGTGTGAGGAGGATGGTACTGAGGTGGATTCAGACGAGTTCTTCATGGCCCTGCCAGATAACACAGTTTTCATGTGCTTGAAGCCTGGGCAGACCTGGAAACCCCATcct TTAGGCCTGAGAGGCAGCAGCAACATCAAGCCAGCTGATAGCAAACCCCGCAATGGTCGTGACATTGCTCAAGTAACCTTTGATCTTTACCGCCTGAACCCAAAGGATGTTTTTGGCTCTTTAAATGTGAAGGCTACATTCCAGGGGCTTTACTCTGTCAGCGCCGACTTCCAATGCCTGGGACCCAAAAAAGTGATCAG AGAGGCCCTTAGAATGATCTCCACTGTACTCCAAGCAGCCGGTCACATGTTGATCACTTCAGCCACTGTAATTCGCCGAATCATCCAGGGTGCAGACTTACTGGAAGCCCAAGGTGGTCATCAAATTCAGATAGAACATTGGAAATGA